TGTCTCCAAAACTGCGGATGAATGGGTAGACACCTTATTGACCGCAGGCATCCCTGCAGGCCCTATCAACACCTATCCAGAGGCATTCGATAGCGAGCATGGCCGTCATCGTAAGATGCGGATGGAGATTGATCATCCTATTGAAGGCAAGGTGCCTAATATTGGTTTTGCCGTCAAAATGAATGGCACGCCACAACAGGTGTATCGCCACCCTCCTTTGTTGGGTGAACATACCAGCGAGCTTCTTGCTGAGCTCGGTATTGCGGGTGATGAACTGAAGTCTCTTGAAGCGGGTGGCGCTTTTGCACCCTAGTTTGTAGCTTAATAAACGTAATGATTAAGTAAAAAAGAAACTAAAAAGGACTCCGTAGAGCCTTTTTTAATTTTAGAGAAGCCTAATTACGCCAGTTGCTTTAGTTACTCGCCAGCAGTAATGGCCATCTCTTGTGCTGAGAATGGATCTTTGGCTGGAGCAGCTGGCTTAGGAGCCGCCTTACCTTTAGTACCTGGCATGAGTTCAAAATCAGGCACAAAGACCGTCAAGGTGCTTCTGAGTTGATCGAATGATTTGCGATCACCATCAAACCTCACCTTGCCTTCAGCTAGCAACTTTTCAAAAGTTGTTTGTCCACCCATCACCTGCTCGAGATCACTACGATTTAATGTGATGGTCAGATTTGGATTCTTGGCCTGCTGACCTTTAATGTTGGTCAAAGCAGAATTACTCATCTCAATTACAAATTTTTCACCATTGTCTGGTGTAGAGAGATTAATTACAAAGTTCATGTCCGCCGCTTTCTTGCTGTCCATGCTGATAGCCAAAGCATTGAGCCAGAGTTCGGTTGTCATGCCTTTAATCATGTCTGGGCCATTGGATTTCGGTGATGCCCCTGAAGGCATGCCATGGCGTAGTTCATAAGCGGCCCCCAAGAAGCTATTGCGCATACTTGGACTTTCTTTTTGGTAGCCAATCTGCTCAAAAATATCTGCCAGCAAGTCTTTGGCGGCCGTATTGTTCGGTTGCGCATAAACCAACTTGTTAACAATTTCCATAGCTTCACGGTATTTGCCCTGCTTATAGAGCTCTTTGCCCTTAGCCATGATCTTGGCCGAGCCACCCATCATCTCCACATACAGTGGTGCCGAATCTTTTGGGGATAGTGGCGCTAGTGTTGCTGGGTTAGCGTCCCAATAACCTAGATAACGATTTATCACGGCACGACTATTGTGCTCTTCGGAACCATGATAGCTATGAGCTGCCCATTGCCTCTTCAGACTCTCAGGCTGTTTATATACATTCTGGATTTCATTAATAGTGACGCCATTGTTTGCTAAATGGAGCACTTCGTTATGAAGATGAGCATAACTATCGCGTTGGGTACGCATCACCTCTTGTATGCGCTCATTACCCCAGCGCGGCCAGGTATGCGATGCAAACATGACCTCACTCTCAGTGCCATAACGATATAAAGCGTTGTTAATGTTCTTGGACCATGCCAGTGAGTCGCGAACTAAGGCGCCGCGTAAGGTGTAGATGTTATGAATGGTGCCAGTGATATTTTCTGCCGCCCAGAATGCTTTAAATTGCGGGAAATAGGTATTCATCTCCGCAGGAGCTTCAGTGCCTGGAGTATTTTGGAATTCCATTTCCACGCCATCCACGGTCATTTTTTCATAAGGTTGATTGATATAGACGTTAGGCTCAATCAACCCTAGATTACCAGCAGCAGTATTTTTACCAATGGATTGGTCGACGTGACCAAATGGGCTGCGAGGCAATAACACACCGTACTGGAAATACATTCTGCGGGTCATAGCATTGCCTGCGTAGACATTTTCAGCAATCGCATGATCCATAAAACCAGCTGGCGCAATGACCTTGACCTTGCCGCTCTTCACGTCTGCCTCATCGACTACACCACGCACACCACCAAAATGATCACCATGCGAATGGGAGTACACGACTGCTACTACTGGACGTTTGCCCAACTTCTCATTTACGAGCTCTAGGGCTGCGCGTGCAGTCTCTTTAGCGGTTAGTGGATCAAAAACTATCCAACCAGTATCTGTTTTGATGAAACTAATATTGGCCAAGTCAAAGCCACGAACCTGATAAATTTTTCCTGGTACAACTTCATATAAGCCATAGCCCATATTGAGAATAGCTTGACGTTGCAATGAAGGGTGCACACTATCAAAGTCTTTCCCCTGCAGGAGGAATTCATAACTACCCATGTCCCATGCCACGTTGCCAGCATCGGCCATGATCGTTTTATATGGCGGGGCTGCTATGAAGCCTTTTTTGGATTCCTCAAAATCACGCTGATCTTCGAAAGGCAGCGTCTTGCGCAATCCATTTTGCAGCTCAACCGTATAGCTTGATGGCGCCTTACCTTTTGGATCGAAATGCTTCCCCTGCATAGCGCCAGGATCCGCCACCACACCACCACCCCCTGCCGCAATCGCCAACCCAGCGGTCATTAATGTGGCCGCTACCGAAAACTGTGTGAGTTTGATTTTCATAAAAGCCCAAAGTAAAAAAGTATTTTGATTACTTCAATGATATGTTTGAGCTAATCAATGGCAATTAGCCCCACAGCTAATGTCAGTCTATTCAGAATATTAAATTGCGTAGACTGCAACAACAGGTAAGCCAATGAAAAAGGTAGTCCCTTTGCCAGGGAATGACTCAAACCAGATAGATCCACCGTGTCTCATCACAATATGCTTACATAACCAAAGACCAATTCCCATACCGGAACCCTTGGTAGTTGAAAGCAGCTCAAAAATGTGGGTCTGCACATTTTCATCAATTCCTGAGCCTGTGTCTGCGATCGATATTTGAACGCCAGTACTACTATGCTCGCCTCGAATCGTGATTAATTTATTTAAATTTTCAGTCGACTTCAATGCATCAATTGCGTTGTTCACTAAATTCAATAGTACTTGTTGAAGTTCTCCCTTATTAGCAGTGATAAAGAGGTCTTCCTCGAACTTGAGAACCATCCGAATATTCTGCTTAACAATTTCTGGGCGAGCAATGGTAAGCACTAAATCAATTAATTCAGCAAGGTCAACTTTTGTAGATGCCATCTTTTCATCAGCGAACACCGATCTAAGGGAACGAATAATACTTGCTGCACGCTGATTGTCTGCCAACAAAGAATCCAAAACTTCTCTCTGTAAGTTAGGATTCAATTCTCCTTCTGCTATTTTCTTTTGCAAAAATTGAATATTTAAACTAGAAGCACCCAAGGGCTGATTAAGCTCATGTGCAATAGAGGCCGATAAAGCCCCGGTACTGGCGGTCTTATTGGCCTTTAATAGCGATGCGATTAGGAGCTCTCGCTCCTGTAAATGCGCTTTAGCAGCTTCACTTTCATTCGCTGTTTTGATATTCGCAATAGTAATTTGCTCGGCCCAGTATCCCCCAATCGCAATATATGACAAGGTATTCATCACAAGTTGGGAAATGGTAAACAGAATCAGCAGTTGAGGGATCTGATCAACTTGACGAATGGTAAAGGCCGAGGCAACCATGATGACGAATCGCCCTAAAGCAAAAAACATTTCAGCAAAATTGGCGTATTGCATATAAACCAATTGCTTAGATGGGGAAGATTTTCTCTTCTTACCTAGCTCATATATTTGCCAGCAATAAAAAATACTAGCAAGCCCTGCCATTACCGCAGTACGACTTTCAAAAGATCCGTATAGACGCATGGAATCAAATACGGCAATAAAAATGAGGACTGAAACTGAGGCAACTATCTTTACTCGCTTAGAAACTTCATGATTGAGTGACTGACAAAATAATGCTTGCAGCATCGTTGCTACATAGAAGAAGGTATTGGCTACCGTGAAATTAAATTCTGGATTAGCAATATTTTGGAGGGTAATAATTCCTGCCCCAAAAATAAATAACCCCACCACATTCACTAGTAGGGAGGACATCCAATACAAACTGGGTCTCAGGAGGTTCTGAGAGCGGTAATAGTGATAGATTCCAAAAAATAGGCCCATCTGAATGACGGCCAGAATAAAGAAGTAGATAGAAATGAGCAGCTTCATGTTTGCTATGGTACATCCACTGAATTGATTCGCTAAAATGCGTGTCATGCGGCTTTTTAGTAGATCCCAACTCCTTTTCTTTGTCACCCTATTAGTCGCTGGGGTTAGCTTTGCTCATGCCCAATCGGCTTTTTATAACGCCGCTAACAACTATCTTAAAAAGCGCGCTGACGCTTTTATGACGATTACGGGTTATTCACTTACACCGGATGTGACAACAGGATCGTTGTCGATCCGTAACAATGGTGGCGATAACTCCGACTTGCAAATGATTTCTCTAGGAGGCGGTGATCGAATTAGCGCAAACTTTCCTCTTTATTTAGAGGGGACCTTAGCGGTTAATCGTTACAACCCAACGTTTAGTGATGGAATCGCCAATACATCCGTTACAGTACCGGTTCATTGGAACAGCATCACAGGCACCGGCGGTATTGGTTGGGATTTTCCAATTACCAATGAAT
This region of Polynucleobacter sp. JS-JIR-II-50 genomic DNA includes:
- a CDS encoding alkyl/aryl-sulfatase, with translation MKIKLTQFSVAATLMTAGLAIAAGGGGVVADPGAMQGKHFDPKGKAPSSYTVELQNGLRKTLPFEDQRDFEESKKGFIAAPPYKTIMADAGNVAWDMGSYEFLLQGKDFDSVHPSLQRQAILNMGYGLYEVVPGKIYQVRGFDLANISFIKTDTGWIVFDPLTAKETARAALELVNEKLGKRPVVAVVYSHSHGDHFGGVRGVVDEADVKSGKVKVIAPAGFMDHAIAENVYAGNAMTRRMYFQYGVLLPRSPFGHVDQSIGKNTAAGNLGLIEPNVYINQPYEKMTVDGVEMEFQNTPGTEAPAEMNTYFPQFKAFWAAENITGTIHNIYTLRGALVRDSLAWSKNINNALYRYGTESEVMFASHTWPRWGNERIQEVMRTQRDSYAHLHNEVLHLANNGVTINEIQNVYKQPESLKRQWAAHSYHGSEEHNSRAVINRYLGYWDANPATLAPLSPKDSAPLYVEMMGGSAKIMAKGKELYKQGKYREAMEIVNKLVYAQPNNTAAKDLLADIFEQIGYQKESPSMRNSFLGAAYELRHGMPSGASPKSNGPDMIKGMTTELWLNALAISMDSKKAADMNFVINLSTPDNGEKFVIEMSNSALTNIKGQQAKNPNLTITLNRSDLEQVMGGQTTFEKLLAEGKVRFDGDRKSFDQLRSTLTVFVPDFELMPGTKGKAAPKPAAPAKDPFSAQEMAITAGE
- a CDS encoding sensor histidine kinase — translated: MKLLISIYFFILAVIQMGLFFGIYHYYRSQNLLRPSLYWMSSLLVNVVGLFIFGAGIITLQNIANPEFNFTVANTFFYVATMLQALFCQSLNHEVSKRVKIVASVSVLIFIAVFDSMRLYGSFESRTAVMAGLASIFYCWQIYELGKKRKSSPSKQLVYMQYANFAEMFFALGRFVIMVASAFTIRQVDQIPQLLILFTISQLVMNTLSYIAIGGYWAEQITIANIKTANESEAAKAHLQERELLIASLLKANKTASTGALSASIAHELNQPLGASSLNIQFLQKKIAEGELNPNLQREVLDSLLADNQRAASIIRSLRSVFADEKMASTKVDLAELIDLVLTIARPEIVKQNIRMVLKFEEDLFITANKGELQQVLLNLVNNAIDALKSTENLNKLITIRGEHSSTGVQISIADTGSGIDENVQTHIFELLSTTKGSGMGIGLWLCKHIVMRHGGSIWFESFPGKGTTFFIGLPVVAVYAI